One Engraulis encrasicolus isolate BLACKSEA-1 chromosome 5, IST_EnEncr_1.0, whole genome shotgun sequence DNA segment encodes these proteins:
- the LOC134448979 gene encoding LOW QUALITY PROTEIN: trichohyalin-like (The sequence of the model RefSeq protein was modified relative to this genomic sequence to represent the inferred CDS: substituted 2 bases at 2 genomic stop codons): ERERETDRQREREREREMKRKREKERERERERERERERERERERERDIERERERERERERERERERERERENVEKRREEKRREEKRREEEEKRREEKRREEKRREERRREERRREEKRREEKRREEKRREEKRREERRREEKRREERREEKRREERRREEKRREEKRREEREREEKKRREEKRREEKRREEKRREERRREEKRREERRREEKRREEKRREEERREERXREERRREERRREEKRREERRREEKRREEKRGEEKRREEKRGEEKRREEKRGEERRREERRREEKRGEERRREEKRRERRGEERRREEKRRERRGEERGEERRGEERRGEEKRREEKRREEKRREEKRREEKRREEKRREEKRREERRREGRERERERERAREKDRDRERDREREREREREREREREREREREREKEKEKXRKRDREEERAKQKRREEKEKKRKEKRKKRREEKRKREEKRREEKRREEKRREEKRRE, encoded by the exons gagagagagagagagacagacagacagagagagagagagagagagagagaaatga agagaaagagagagaaagagagagagagagagagagagagagagagagagagagagagagagagagagagagagagagagagagacat agagagagagagagagagagagagagagagagagagagagagagagagagagagagagagagagagagagaatgt tgagaagagaagagaagagaagagaagagaagagaagagaagagaagag gaagagaagagaagagaagagaagagaagagaagagaagagaagagaagagaggagaagagaggagaggagaagagaagagaagagaagagaagagaagagaagagaagagaagagaagagaagagaagagaagagaggagaggagaagagaagagaagagaagagaagagaggagagaagagaagagaagagaggagaggagaagagaagagaagagaagagaagagaagagaagagaagagagagaaagagaagagaaaaagagaagagaagagaagagaagagaagagaagagaagagaagagaagagaagagaagagaggagaagagaagagaagagaagagaggagaggagaagagaagagaagagaagagaagagaagaggagagaagaggagagaagagaggagaggtgaagagaagagaggagaagagaggagaggagaagagaggagaagagaagagaagagaggagaagagaggagaagagaagagaggagaagagaggagaagagaagagaagagaagagaagagaggagaggagaagagaagagaggagaagagaggagaagagaggagaagagaagagaggagaagagaagagaagagaggagaagagaggagaagagaagagaagagaagagaaaggagaggagaggagaggagaagagaggagaagagaagagaaaggagaggagaagagagaggagaggagaggagaggagaggagaggagaggagaagagaagagaagagaagagaagagaagagaagagaagagaagagaagagaagagaagagaagagaagagaagagaagagaagagaagagaagagaagagaagagaagagaggagaagagagggg agagagagagagagagagagagagagagcaagagagaaagacagagacagagaaagagacagagagagagagagagagagagagagagagagagagagagagagagagagagagagagagagagagagagagaaagagaaagagaaatagaggaagagagacagagaggaagagagagccaaacaaaagagaagggaagagaaag